In Candidatus Margulisiibacteriota bacterium, a single window of DNA contains:
- a CDS encoding HEPN domain-containing protein has protein sequence MDDLLLSLEWLRFAEMDLSSAEFLLRHRPLPKEIICFHCQQSVEKLLKGILIINNTEAPRTHDLRELFSQIKDFVPNNNLIKSACIELDQYSVQPRHPEEIHITEEDVHSAVKQAKKVLEFLKSLFPDA, from the coding sequence ATGGATGATTTGTTGTTGTCTCTAGAATGGCTGCGTTTTGCTGAAATGGATTTAAGCAGCGCTGAATTTCTGTTGCGGCACAGGCCTTTGCCCAAAGAAATAATTTGTTTTCATTGTCAGCAGTCCGTAGAAAAATTATTAAAAGGCATTTTGATTATCAATAATACGGAGGCTCCAAGGACGCATGATTTAAGAGAATTATTTTCGCAAATTAAAGATTTTGTGCCAAATAATAATTTGATAAAATCGGCCTGTATTGAGTTAGACCAATATAGTGTTCAGCCGAGGCATCCTGAGGAGATCCATATTACAGAGGAAGATGTGCATAGCGCAGTCAAACAAGCCAAGAAGGTTTTAGAATTTCTGAAGTCATTGTTTCCTGATGCATAA
- a CDS encoding nucleotidyltransferase domain-containing protein: MNKKVQEQIEIVKKIIVETVPVKQIYLFGSYVYGTPRENSDLDFYVVMKDDAPYRQLEAKRLIGAALWDKKTLPIDILLNTNTRFQYRKSAHTIERKVAEKGIVIYG, encoded by the coding sequence ATGAACAAGAAAGTTCAAGAACAAATAGAGATAGTAAAAAAAATTATCGTTGAGACTGTGCCTGTGAAGCAGATATATTTATTCGGTTCCTATGTTTATGGTACTCCGCGCGAAAATTCTGATCTGGATTTCTATGTGGTAATGAAAGACGACGCGCCGTACCGGCAATTGGAAGCCAAGCGTTTAATTGGCGCTGCTTTATGGGATAAGAAAACTTTGCCGATAGATATATTGCTTAATACCAACACGCGCTTTCAATATCGGAAATCAGCGCATACCATCGAGCGAAAAGTTGCCGAAAAAGGGATTGTTATCTATGGATGA
- a CDS encoding uracil-DNA glycosylase has protein sequence MSEYEELQTECLKCTACGLAEARKQVVFGVGPAPCDLMFIGEAPGADEDEQGIPFVGRAGQLLTKMLAAVGINRDTDAYIANICKCRPPGNRNPEREEANACMHWLKDQIRLVRPKIIVLVGAVAMKNMLGEEMPGITRARGKWVTCEGVDALIIFHPSYLLRNASSEVGSPKWQTWQDLKAVKSALEFKKLENKI, from the coding sequence ATGTCCGAATACGAGGAACTCCAGACAGAATGTCTGAAATGCACGGCCTGCGGTTTGGCGGAGGCGCGCAAGCAGGTGGTTTTCGGCGTTGGTCCCGCGCCGTGCGATCTGATGTTCATCGGCGAGGCGCCGGGAGCGGACGAGGACGAGCAGGGCATCCCTTTTGTCGGGCGCGCCGGACAGCTCCTGACCAAAATGCTGGCGGCGGTCGGCATCAACCGTGACACTGACGCTTACATCGCCAATATTTGCAAATGCCGTCCGCCCGGCAACCGCAATCCCGAGAGAGAGGAAGCCAATGCCTGTATGCACTGGCTCAAAGACCAGATCCGTCTGGTGCGGCCAAAAATTATTGTGCTGGTCGGCGCGGTGGCTATGAAAAATATGCTGGGCGAGGAAATGCCCGGCATCACCAGAGCGCGCGGCAAATGGGTGACTTGCGAGGGCGTGGACGCGCTGATCATTTTTCATCCATCGTATCTGCTGCGCAACGCCTCGTCGGAAGTCGGCAGTCCCAAATGGCAGACCTGGCAGGATCTCAAAGCGGTCAAATCCGCGCTGGAATTTAAAAAACTGGAAAATAAAATATGA